The Deinococcus roseus nucleotide sequence CTGCAGAAGGGCGCTGGGGGAAGAGGGTGTCACTGAGGCCCAGCACGAACACATGGGGTACTTGCGTCCACTGAGGGCCAGGGGACTGGCAATCCGCACCCCCCGCCGGGAGTACACGGTGGGAACACCGATGTCCATGAAGTCCTCAATCAGTTCCAGACGCAAATCTTCCAGGGTGAGGTTGCCCATCATGGAAAGCGACTCCAGAATGTCCAGCACCCGACTGACCGCCACGGCCGTCTGGTGGGTGCCGCGCACCGTGCGGCTGAGGCCCAGAAAACCCAGGGCTTCCCGGAGCCTTGCCCCGTACACCTCACCGATTGCCTGCAGGGGCAGTTCCAGCACACCTGCTTCCCCCCCGAGTTTCCAGTCGCTGAGTTTCTGGGGGGGTGGGGAGAGGGTTTTGCGCTTCAGGCTGATTTCGTCCACAAAACGGCTCAGGGGATGCTGCAAGACCTCCAGGGCCATGTGGTGCTCCCACCCTTTCTGGCTGGCCCGGACCAGGGACAGCACCAGTTTCGCCGGGTGGGTGTAAATCAGCGGCAGCATCTGTCCGCACAGGATCGGCAACTGGTAGCGTCTGCTGGCCTCCCGGATCAGGGGCAGGTAGGTGTCCTGGTCCCGCACCACCACCACCACATCTTCAGGCGGGACGCCCCCTTTCAGCAGGTGGTGGATGTGGCCCAGGGTGTGACGGACCTCGGCCTCCGGGCCGGGAAGTGGGGTGTGGGTGATGTGTTCCGGAACGGGGCCAGTCCCGGCCAGCAGGTGATCCACCGCCCGGGTGCCCACCGTTTCCCTCACGGAGTCAGGGGCCATCTGCACCTTCCAGCCCTGACTTTCCAGGGCAGACTGGGCTTTTCTGGCCCGGCTGAAGGTGCGGTGCCCTTCGCTGGTCAGGGTGACCACACTGCCCGGCTCACACACCTTGCCCAGCAGTTCCACCTGCGCCTGGTCGAAGTAAGGGTAGCCGTACACCAGGTATTTGCCCTGCTCAGGGGCAAAGAATTCCACTGCAGAAGGGTCCGCCAGTTTGTGGGTGGTGAGGTGAGAGAGGTAGGCTGCATAACAATGGGCCACATCTTTTTCCCGTGCGGTGCGGGCCACGAGTTCGGGTTTCTCGGCGGGGGTGGCGGCGTGCATGAGTTCCGAGAAGATCCTCATGAGCTGCCGGAAGGTGGGTCGACTGAGCGGCAGGTAATGCAGGTGCACCCCCTCCACCACCTGCTGCAGGACTTTGCGGCGTTCGAATTCGGACATCACCCGCACCCCCTGCCGGGACAGCATGCGCTGGGACAGCTGCTTGAGGGTGGTGGTGCGCAGGCCCGTCCCGGAGGTTTTGCGCACAAAACGCATGGACAGCAGGTTGGTGGCGACCACCGTGGGGAAGTGGGTGTGGTGTTCCCGCACAAAGTCGGCGAGGGCGGTGACGTCCCGGTGGATCAGCAGGGTGCGCTCAGGCATGGTTCCTCCAGTGTAGGTTCAGGGTGCGACAGCAAATGACAGGAAGGGAGAGACTTGCCCGGTGTGGGTGATCAGGAGTTGTTCCCTGGCCCGGGTGATGCCGACGTACAGCAGTTGACGTTCCAGGTCACGGATGCGGTTGCGGTCCGCTTCATCCTGGGCTTCTTTCATGGCCACCGGCAAAGGCAGGTGGTTTTTTCCCGCGGAGGCGATCACCACCGCACGGAATTCCAGTCCCTTGGCCCGGTGCAGGGACCCTGCAGGCAGGCGGTTTCTGGGCACGTTCCCCTGCTGCTTGAGGTCAAAGACTTCCAGGCCCAGCTCTCTGGCCACCCTGGAGGCGATGGCGAGGTGGGCGTTGCGTTCCAGGATCGCCACATCGGAGGGATGGTGGCCTTTTTTGAGCAGGGACCGCACAAAGTGGGCAATGGTCTCCACCTGGTCCTGATCCCCCATGCACTGCACCACCCTGGGTTCCGGTCCTTGCAGGCTGGAGAGGGTGATCTCTCCACTCATGCCCATGGCCTGCTCGGCAAACTGCTGGATCTGGCGGGTGGTGCGGTAATTGACTTTCAGTTTTGAGGTGTTGTTGCGGATGTCGATGCAGTGTGAGAGCCAGGTGCCCACCGCTTTGAAGATGCGCTGCTGGGGGTCTCCCACCAGGGTGATGTCCGAGGGGCCTCTCTTCACCAGGGCCCGGATGAATTCGAGCTCGGCGGGTCCGAGGTCCTGGGCTTCATCGGCGATCACAAAGTCATAAACGCTCTTGCCTGTCTCGGCGATCTGCCTTGCGGTGCGGGTCAAGAGGTGCGTGTGGCTGATTTTTTCCTGCTGCTCGAGTTTTTTGAGCACCCGTTCAAAAAGGCTCCAGAGGTGTTTTCTTTGCATGGCCCCGAGCGGGGTGCCCCGTCCGGTGCGGCTGGCACCGCGGTAGGCTTCAAAGGTCCACAGGCCCTGCGCTTCAACCACCTGTTGCCATTCGCTGAGCACAAAAGGAAAATCAAACGTGCTGCCGTGCTCGTGGTACACCTCTGCGAGCAGGGGATAGATCAGGCTGGAATCCGTCCCTTTTTCACTCCCCTTGTACAGTTCCCGGGCGACCTTGTGCAGGTTCATGACCTCGATGTTTTTGAAGGCCGGGTCGTTTCTGGGGACCACGAATGGAAGCTGCTGCTCGAGGCGCTCCGCCAGGGTTTTGCTGAAACAGGTCAGCAGGACACACTTCTCGGGGTGTTCGCGGGCGAGGAACGCCGCCCAGTGCAGGGCCACCACGGTCTTGCCGGTGCCGGGACCCCCGGTGATGCGCATGGAAGAAGATGGGGTCGAACGGGCCAGCCTTTCCTGAGCCGGGTGCAAAAACACCATCCAGGTCTGAAAGTCACTTCCCAGTGCCCCTTCAATCTGACCATCGGCAACTTTGATGGGCATCCCGACCAGGGTTTTCAGGTCCGGCAGTTTTTCACCGGAGTGAATGCGAATCAAGGCATCTGCCGCATCTTCAGACAGGTGGTCGATGATTTCTGGCAGCCGGGATTCTGGCAGGCTGCGCACAAAAGGCCACAGTTCCTCCGGGATGCCCAGGTCCTGCAGGGTTTTGTCGTCGATCCATTCAAATGGCCTGGGACCCTCTGCGGGAAGGGTGTGAGGCTTCTGCATCACATCAGGGTCAGGTGCTTTTTCCTGCACCGTGAACATCTGCACCTTGCCCTGCTGAAAGTCCAGTTTGAACTTCTTGTTTTTCGCCCACTGGTAGGCCGCGTCATGGTGCCCCACATGCAGGTAAACGAAGGTGTTGCTGTCTCGCAGCAAGATCACCCTGAGGTCCATGTTGCAGGAAATCGAGAACAGATTGGGGGTGTGGGTGTGTTTGAGGGGGTGCAGCCGGTCCCCGCTTTTGCTGCTGCTCAAAAGCATCAGGTCCTTCTGGAAGTCCTGCACACTCAGCCCCACAATTTTCTGGGACTGGTGATCGAGGTGTTGCAGGGCCTGGTAGTAGGTGGAGGTCACCACGAACTGGTAGCTCATCCGTGCAGGGCCTTTTGCAGGTGTCCTGCGAGGTCTGGAAGTTGCACAGAAAAGGTCTGGTGGCCGGAAGAGGTCACCTCAGAATTTTCCACCACGGCCACTTTCTGTGCGGTCCACAGCAACAGGGCCTGGTTGCCGGTCACCTGCACCCCGTCATGCAAATCCACATGGCAATCGTCGGGGGCAGGGAGACCTGCACTGGCCAGGGATTCCGCCAGCACGTTCCAGCGGGGGTCCAGCACCTCCAGAATCAGGTCCCAATTGGGGTCCCGGATCGGTGCGGCAGGCAGAGCTACGGTCAAGGAGGGTGTCTCCGAGATGGGGGCCACATGGTCCTGGTGCACGAACCGTCCATCCTCCAACCGCTTCGCAAAAGGCAACACCAAGAGGGCCGCTTCCAGCTGGTCTTCTCTGAGCATCAGAACCCGGTTGAGCTCCTGGACCGTCACCGGTGTGCTGGCGTGCTTGAGAAATTGCTCAATGCGTTCACACGTGCGGGGATTCTTGAAGTACACCCGGTACCGGCCTGTCCCTGCAGGCAACTCCCAGCGGTGCAAAGAGTGCAGGAAAGCGGCCAGGACCAGCCAGGCCAGTTCTTTTTCACTTCCCAGGTCGGGGTCGATGAGCTCCAGCACCTGCAGGTCACGGTGCCGGAACGATGCGTACCAGCGGGTGAGCCCGGCGGTGGCTTCTTCATCGGGTTGTTCCAGCCGGAGTTTGCTGAGCAGGGTGCGCAGTTTGAAGTGGGTGTCCACCTGCTCCCAGTCTGCTGCTGTTCTGGGCATCAGGGCAAGGAGTTCACTTCTGGGCTGGGGGAGCAAGGCTTCGAGCAGGCGTTGCACCTCCCCTTGCAAAGATGGGGTGGGGAGGGCTGCGTGTTGCAGGTCGACCTGCTGCTCGGGGATTTCTGGGAGAGCAGGTTCAGGTTCATCTTTTTGATTGGGCTCCACCGGGGTTTCAGGTGCAGGTTCGCTCCAGGTGGACGCAGTGTGCCCCTCGTCTGGAGCGGCAGGCAGGGAGGGGTCTGCCATTTCGGGGTCCTGCCTTTCAGACACTTCCACCTCTCGGGTGATGCCGCTTGACTCGGCTGAGGTGTCTGTGGTGCCCTGGGACGCTGTGCCGGTGAGCAAAAACAACAGGTCCTGCAAATCCCGCACTGTGACGTCCTCATGCAGGCTCAAGGCCGGGTAGATGGGCACCCTGCGGGCTTCTTCAAGGTCCTGTTGACTGGTCTGGAGGTCCCTGAAGAGCCCTGCGAGCTCTGCGCCGAGGGATGGATTTTGCATCAGGTGCAACGCAAGGTTGTCGATGCCCTGGGTCAGGGCACCGATGCGGCCAGAGAGTTCTGCCACCTTTTCGGCTTTCTCCGCCTGAAGCTGGGTCACCTGCAACTGGTTTTCCAGCTGGTGCACGACACCTTGCCAACGTGAGGCCCGGTTTCTTCTGAAGTCCTGCCACTGTTGAAACATTTTGAGGTCTTCTGCATTCCATTCTGAGAGACCGTCCGAAAACCGTCTGAGCATGACAAAACAGCATTGAATTGATAAAATGCTGTCTGTGACGAGAAAGCCTTACCCCAGTGACCTCACTGACCGTGAATGGGCACTGCTCGAACCCCTCATTCCCTCCACCAAACCCGGTGGTCGGCCTGCAAGCATTCCCAGACGAGAAATCGTCAATGCTCTGCTCTACGTGCTCTGTCAGGGCACCTCCTGGCGGGCCTTACCCCACGACTTTCCCCACTGGAAGACCGTCTATGAGTACTTCCGACTCTGGAAGAAAACCGGCGTGTGGGAGAAGGCCAGCCAGAAACTGGTGAGGACCTATCGCAGCTTGGATGGACGAAATGAAGACCCCAGTGCCGCTGTTCTGGACTCTCAGAGTGTGAAAACCACTCAAAAAGGGGGCTAGAGAGAGGCTTTGATGCA carries:
- a CDS encoding IS5 family transposase, whose product is MTRKPYPSDLTDREWALLEPLIPSTKPGGRPASIPRREIVNALLYVLCQGTSWRALPHDFPHWKTVYEYFRLWKKTGVWEKASQKLVRTYRSLDGRNEDPSAAVLDSQSVKTTQKGG
- a CDS encoding 3'-5' exonuclease, translating into MSYQFVVTSTYYQALQHLDHQSQKIVGLSVQDFQKDLMLLSSSKSGDRLHPLKHTHTPNLFSISCNMDLRVILLRDSNTFVYLHVGHHDAAYQWAKNKKFKLDFQQGKVQMFTVQEKAPDPDVMQKPHTLPAEGPRPFEWIDDKTLQDLGIPEELWPFVRSLPESRLPEIIDHLSEDAADALIRIHSGEKLPDLKTLVGMPIKVADGQIEGALGSDFQTWMVFLHPAQERLARSTPSSSMRITGGPGTGKTVVALHWAAFLAREHPEKCVLLTCFSKTLAERLEQQLPFVVPRNDPAFKNIEVMNLHKVARELYKGSEKGTDSSLIYPLLAEVYHEHGSTFDFPFVLSEWQQVVEAQGLWTFEAYRGASRTGRGTPLGAMQRKHLWSLFERVLKKLEQQEKISHTHLLTRTARQIAETGKSVYDFVIADEAQDLGPAELEFIRALVKRGPSDITLVGDPQQRIFKAVGTWLSHCIDIRNNTSKLKVNYRTTRQIQQFAEQAMGMSGEITLSSLQGPEPRVVQCMGDQDQVETIAHFVRSLLKKGHHPSDVAILERNAHLAIASRVARELGLEVFDLKQQGNVPRNRLPAGSLHRAKGLEFRAVVIASAGKNHLPLPVAMKEAQDEADRNRIRDLERQLLYVGITRAREQLLITHTGQVSPFLSFAVAP